One region of Skermanella mucosa genomic DNA includes:
- a CDS encoding OpgC family protein, whose translation MINHLPFQGDLLLALFNHCELGYVEDAQGFVFISGVIIGLYYTRMIAKGQTSLMDAKILNRAYELYVYAVVVLALVLFLAVLVPNSRPLWGHYMWEMYQTPTLTAVSAFLLLYQPTFMDILPQYIAYLVASPLLLRWVARGYWREVLGGSVLLWMMVQLGIHLPAIRIFQETVGAFAPGFVLRGHFNPLGWQIVFVTGLLLGAADARGKLDWDRWFSPRRTDLLKVSIVLVLLFMAFRLGFTNGLVPDSMALRFDLYNNRGEFALVYLLNFAGLAYLVAWLLVAGREAASPVARTAGIWLNRLFTWRFLTFIGKHSLQVYAFHVVVVYVILGFDGRIGPFAEGTKTAIALLAIASLMIPAWIHANHAAWIDQGGGLAPQPRTAAGGRTRN comes from the coding sequence ATGATTAACCATTTACCTTTCCAGGGCGACCTGTTGCTCGCGCTCTTCAACCACTGCGAACTGGGTTATGTCGAAGATGCCCAGGGGTTCGTCTTCATCTCCGGCGTCATCATTGGGCTCTACTACACGCGCATGATCGCGAAGGGGCAGACGTCCCTGATGGACGCCAAGATCCTCAATCGGGCCTACGAACTCTATGTCTACGCGGTCGTCGTGCTGGCGCTGGTCCTGTTCCTGGCCGTGCTGGTGCCCAACTCCCGCCCTCTCTGGGGCCATTACATGTGGGAGATGTACCAGACGCCGACCCTGACCGCCGTCTCGGCGTTCCTGCTGCTTTACCAGCCCACCTTCATGGACATCCTGCCGCAGTACATCGCCTATCTGGTCGCGTCGCCGCTGCTGCTGCGCTGGGTCGCGCGCGGTTACTGGCGCGAGGTGCTGGGCGGCAGCGTCCTGCTGTGGATGATGGTTCAGCTGGGGATCCATCTGCCGGCGATCCGGATCTTCCAGGAGACGGTCGGAGCCTTCGCCCCCGGCTTCGTGCTGCGCGGCCACTTCAACCCGCTCGGCTGGCAGATCGTGTTCGTCACCGGGCTGCTGCTCGGCGCGGCCGACGCCCGGGGCAAGCTGGATTGGGACCGCTGGTTCTCGCCCCGGCGCACCGACCTGCTGAAGGTCTCGATCGTGCTGGTCCTGCTGTTCATGGCCTTCAGGCTGGGCTTCACCAACGGCCTCGTGCCCGACAGCATGGCGCTGCGGTTCGACCTCTACAACAACCGGGGAGAGTTCGCCCTCGTCTACCTGCTGAACTTCGCGGGGCTGGCCTACCTGGTCGCCTGGCTGCTGGTCGCCGGTCGCGAGGCGGCATCGCCGGTCGCGCGGACCGCCGGCATCTGGCTGAACCGGCTGTTCACGTGGCGGTTCCTGACCTTCATCGGCAAGCATTCGCTCCAGGTCTATGCTTTCCATGTGGTGGTGGTGTACGTGATCCTCGGGTTCGACGGCAGGATCGGCCCCTTCGCCGAAGGGACCAAGACGGCGATCGCGCTGCTGGCCATCGCCAGCCTGATGATCCCCGCCTGGATCCATGCCAACCATGCCGCCTGGATCGACCAGGGCGGCGGCCTGGCGCCCCAGCCCCGGACCGCCGCCGGGGGGCGTACCCGGAACTAA